gcgGGGAGGCTTCTCACTCCTCCAGACTTCATGCTCTCAGGAATGTTGCACAGGAGACGACTAGCAACCTGTTTTCTAACTGCAAAGGTGAAAGACTGAAAGGAAGGTCTTGATCTCTCTTACAGATGTAGGAAATTATGGAGGACTACTAGCAAGTGGGATTTGGGAAACTTTAGTCTGGAGAAACAAGCCTGCCCTTTTTTGGGACTGGAACCCATCCGTGCTTAGTGCCCCAGGTTCCCTTTACTTACCCATGCCAGAAGCTAGTGTGTCTCCCATAGGGTTAAATTTGTTGAGCTGAAAATGGAAACACAGAGTTCATAAGAGCATCACTGCTTATATAACAGAGTCATAAGAGCACCACGGCTTATGTAACAGCAACAAACCATCTGGAAAACCCAATGTTCCCTAAAGAGTGTCACAGAGAGCCCACAGATGACCACGGACCAGCCTTGCTCGAGTCAGCAGCTTTAGCCGGCAGCCATACCCCCACGAGAGCGTGAGTCTGTCACAAGTAGAGGATACTCCTATTGTTCCAGCCCCTAACCCACATCTCTTGGCTGCAGTTCAGTACACAGTGGTCCTTTTAGCTGCAGTGCTCAACTCACCGAGATGATACCAGAAGCATTTGGATCATGGAGTTGACAAACCATCTCCCCAGTGTTTCCATCGAATACATCAACAGTCCGTAGCTCATTCACCGTGTACCCTGGGAACTTAGGGTCTGGGTAGCGACCTGCTACAATGAGGTCATACCGAGGATGCCATGTTGCCTAGTCATAGAGCAGAGTGATGGGGAGTTAAGAGAAAGGAACATGAGCTCATACTGACACATACCAGCCAACTGCAGTGTGAGCAACAGTTTGTACATCCCACCCACAGCCTCAGGAACATGGGTATCCTCACAACAGTGCTCTGCTGGGAGGTGCAGCAGTGTGAACATCCGCCCATCAGTGTAGTATCCTGACCAGAAATCAGACCATTTCTGATGTACAGCCGGCTGCTAGCACCAAGCACGATACTCCTTTCAGACTGCACTGGCTTAACTCACCTTAATAGGTGTGAGGTGCTGAAACTGCCGATGTGGATGTGGGATCAGATGCTGTGGCTTGGTCCAGTCTGAAGATGAGTAAACCCTGATTTCATTGCGCTGGTCTGTGCTCAGGAGCTTGGCACCATCTGTTGGGCTGAAGTAAGCTAGGAGAGGGGGACAGTAAGGCAAACAAAAGATCACAGTGCTGTGATTGACAAGAAACATAAAAGTCACATTTCTCTGATTGGAAACCCACTGCTATTTCTTTAATAGGGGTGTGAATATGGCCATGTGTCCCAATGGACAAGACTTTACCTGTCTCAAAAAAACTCAAAGCTCTTAAAATCAGTGAGCTGAAACCTACAGCGCTGGGTTGCATAGAAAGAATCATTACTCTCattttagaatcacagaaagaGACATTGCAAAGAAAGGAACTTGTTTGTTCAAATGGAAAGTTTGTGGAAATGCTGGAGACAGACACCTGCCGTTTGGACTTCTTTGAACTGGTAAAACTGCACCCAAGAAACAGAGGTTTGAGTCCCATGCTCTGCTTTTGTCAAAGGAACTGCCCcaataaattcagttttctaaTCTCAGCCACTGCTGATGCTTCCACACTCACCTCTCAAGGCACAGTGCCACAGTTTGTATGGCAAGTCTAagactgtgctgcagctgccctgtcCACCTCCCTGCCTCTGGCCACACATTCCCAATCCCTTCCTTACTTTAACACTAGCTACTGTGCAACTTCGAATCTAAGCAAAAGCTAACACTGCCACAACAATAAAAGCTCAGCTGAGTGGACTCTCTGCAGATGTCTTATGCAATGAAATCCTTAACTCACCTGCATTGACAGGTTTGCCATGAGGAAGCACATGAAgacaatttgttttgtttttgatgTTTCTGAGGTCCCAGATTTTGACTGTCTGATCCACAGATGCTGTGGCCAACAACCACTCACATCGGGAGTTAAATTCCACATGAGTGACTTTCTTCCTGTGCAATTTCAGCTTCCAAAtctgcagcagaggaaacagaaaatcacagagaaaaaaataatcaaggtCTGGAGTAAAGTGATAGAATAATAATCTACTAGGGCTGAGTAAAGAGGTCATGCATTTACATAGTAACAAAGCTTCTAAACCAAGAGTTTATCCACTGGAAACAAGAATGGAGAAGAGTGACCTTGGGAATTAACTATTTAATTCTAGGAGAACTCTGATCCACCAATTTATTACAGCTAcgagaaaggaaaacacaatcCCTGGTTCATGGAGGGAAGTATTACTGCCACTGTACAAAGCAAGATCATATCTGGAATACTTTATGCAGTTCCAGTCTTCCACCTGCAGAAAGATTAAACCAAACTGGAACAGGTACAGAAAATGTGCTGCTGAGATAATAAGGAAGGGCCTGCTTTGTGGGAGACAACTAAAGAGCTTGCTTTGTTTATCTTAGTAAAAAAGGTGAGAGGAGATATAATTGGCTTCTAGAAATACATCAGCAAAGAAACATGAGGGTAGgagaaatatttcaattaacaagaacaaatgagTATAAACTGGCCATGAATAAATTTACATCCAAAGCTGGAATATTATTTCTAATCAAAATGGTGAAGCTGGCCCACCCTCCCTACAATAATGGGTATCTCCCAAGTGCAGAAAAGACTGTCACAttctttcaggagaaaaaaaaaaaaggaaaggaagcaacTAACCTTGAGTAAGCACAAATAATTTTGAGCACTCCTGACTCTGCCCGCTAATTTATACAGCTGCCTCTGACCACAGCTCATTGGGTGGCAGGCTCTTACAGATGTTACCCTTACAGGCAGGAAAAACGGTAATTCCGGTGTGACGGTACAGCAGGCTCTTGAAAGCAGGGCCCACTCCAACTATTCTCTAGTGTTTCTGTACTACTTCAGACTTGAAGGCGCAgtctgcctctgcctgccctctCATGTCTAATCGCAGTAGTGCAATTTCTATCCCAACATTCGCTGAATTACTGTTGTGTACCTATGCCAAGGTCATGGAAGGGTATACATCAAAGCAGTATCTCCTAAATGACTCCCATCAGTGCACTAAGTTTCTGGAATTGTGAAAGTCGTTGGCAGAGGGTGCTTACATCTTCAGGTTACCCTACAATTACTCTGGCCAGTAGCAAATACCCTTAAGGAAGGGGTAGCACATGACACAGTCCCTGTTTGGGAATTGTTACCATTACGCTCAACAACATGAAAATGTCTAATGAATGGCAGAAGTGGAGGGATTCTCACCACCTAGACAACAGGTGAACTCATCTCCTGAGCTGCAAGGTACTTGCTCCTCTTTTCAGGGTCCCTCTAGTATAGGAAAGCACACGAGCCATGAAGATTCCTATAGAGGAGACACTGCATGGAGCCATACAAACCTCTTCACCGGAAGTGCTGAGCAGGACCACGTTGCCCACATTATCACCTGTCACCACTGCACGGCAGCTTGCAGAAACATCAACACTGCAGTACCAGCAACTAGAGggaaaaacacaaaatcagTGCTGCCTCCCACAGGCAAGTGAAGGCAGTGGAACTCTGGTTCACATCTCGTCCCTGACAAGGGAGACTGCAATAGATTGTAACTGCAATCTGCTGCCTGATGGTGTGGGCCTGAGCATCACGAAGGGGGAGGATGGCTTATCAGCAATGCTTCCTGTTGGTGACTGAATATGAAATAACTTCCTAATCATTTGTAAAGTGCTCATTCGATGGGGTGTGACACATTGGGACAGTGGAACATAATAGAGGCTGAAAAGCCACTTGGTGCCTGCACACGGACACACCTTGGGAAAGATCAGAACACCCTTGTGACATTGACAAATGTacagaaacagctttaaaataatgttttccacaaaacactgaagcagcagtaaagaaaagacaaaagctttGGACTGGAAAGTTGCACATCAAACTGTCTCAACTTCATGCTCtaggaaacaaaactgaatggAAACTTATGTGATGAAGACATACGTTTTaaccccagctgtgctgggaggggaagggcagcAAGAATAAGGTCGGGGTCCTTTGGGAACTTGTTGGGAAAGCTTCACTTGCGAAGTTAAATTATTCTAGAATTCAAGGTCATGGAAACGAGCATGGCGAGCCTGAAGCCTCCAGAAGGGCAGCAGGGTAAACTCAATAACCTGAAATTCAGATTGTGCAAGAATGTTTTGTGCCTTTCCTACGCTAGCTGAGCTGCTACAgacaaaatacacagaacaCTGATGACAAGAGGAGGAAGTTATCCTGCTCTTCTCACCTCACACATTATGAAGTGAAAAGCTGTCAGTATCTGCAAGGCAGGAGATGGCATCACCAGAAAGCAACACCAGAAGATGCAGGCAGCACGCTCAGCTACTGTAAAAGCATAAGTGCCCTGTGGCTGCCTAGCTTGTCACCCATCCTGCAGTGCTAGGGTCGCAAGCAGGAGCCTGTCTCCAAGCTCCCTCACAGGACCAATACATACCAAGAGTCTCCTAACACTGGCAAACATGAAGATGTTAAGAGAGCACAAGAAGCAGTGCAGCATTAAGCCCAAGGAACAGAGAATCAACCTTGCGCTGCTCCCTTCTCACCAAACATTATGGTACTCGTGGCCACAGTCCGGGACACAGGAGATCACCTGCACCGCTCTGCCCTCAAGGTCGTGCAGACTTAGGGTGCCATCCCCGGATGCCACATAAAGCTTCACTGCCTCATAAGGACTGAACTTTATGTCTCCAAGAGAATCTCCTGGCCCCTTCTGGAACACACACAAAGCCAAGAGGCATCAAGGTTAGAGTGGAAGACAAAAATCTTAATACAACACTCATCTCCTGGAACACACTGCCAGTTTCCCTAGGTACGCTGCACTGCTTTCTGACAGGGCACGTGCacaagaattctttttttccaatctgTTTCCAATCTAAGCATATACATTCTAAGCCTGTAAGTTCAACCCCACCACTCTGGGCTGCAAACCTCATTAGCAgcattgctgcttctgctaTGGGCATAGGGCTAATCCGCAGTGAACCACCTGGCCCAGACCAGGCTTAGGAGATCACAAGCAAAACCAGCACCATTCTGTGCAGAAACCACATAAAATCTCATGACAGCCCTGCACCAAGTTTTTCTTAGAGAGACTTCATTCACCAGTTCCCTACAGGCTGCTTCCAGTGCTGTATCTGGTCTTTCTCAAGGTACCAGCAGGCAGGATGAGAGCGGTGCAAGGAGAAATCCTACTGCTAACCCCGTGGCACAGGAATCTTACATTCTCTATTATGTTATATTGTTACGTTGTTTTGTTATGTCATTTTCCCCCAATCTGTCTACGGACGAAATATGGAAACCCtacacaaagacagaaaagaaggatGCTAGCTGGGAGTCCCCGAACTCTTCGATACTCAAGTGCACTCCATCTGCTGCTCACAGAGCAGCTACTTAATAAAGTCTCACTGTAAATACCAGATTTCAAGAAGCCAGTGAAGATAAAAAAAGGCCTATCCATAGAGCTTGCCTGTCCTCACAGCAGTAGGAGGAGGATGGCATGCCCTTTCAAATCCAGGCACCATTGGTGTGACAGGCATCGCACTGGGATATGAGATCCTCATGTCCCAAGACCCAGTCTATCTCTCCTTGCTCACCTGTCCAGTCATCCCAGCACGACTTGGGTTCACCTTCTGCCCTATTACAAGGTTGCCGCTGAAACAGGCAATTTAGAAACCAACCAAAGTTGGCACCAAGAAAGAATCAAGTGGGGAAAAGTAAAGAGGAGGCTAACCGAAATTCCCTCACTTACCTTTAAGCACTGAACTTAAGTAACTAATTGAAGAGCTCAGGCTTCCTCATGAGTccacagaaaaagcaacagtCTGAGAGGGTGATTCTAAGCACAGGCAGACAGAGTAGCCTCTAGCAATTCATATCCTCCTTCCACTCATTACTGAAGGAGCCCAGACTCTTAATTTTGGTATTTTAGATAAGCACCAGAAGTTAGGTGGGATGAATTGGGGTGATCCTTATGACACACACCATTTGAAGTCAGTGGCATTTGTGGATAAGCACTGAGGGGACTATAAATTGTCCTGTAAATCCATCTGACAACAAGCAGCACTGCTAACAGGTGAAGAGGTTAGAAGGTCCCCAGGGCACAGAGCTATGGGAGGTTTAAGAACAGACAGCTGAGGAAATCCACTGGCAGCCCCACGCTCTCCCAGGTACAACAGGAAGTAAGCAACATCAAAGAGTCCCTCCCCTTCATGAAGAAAAACTCTCTCCTACCCACCACCCcatttcagggaaaaataaaaagggagagTGAGCCTCCCTGGAAGAGAGAGGATTCCTGAAATTTAGAGGATAAAGGACATGTatgtggagaagaggaagccCAGCTCCCACATGTTAGAGACAaacacatctctctctctctctctctctctctctctctctctctctctctctctctctgtgtagCGCTCCTGCCAGCAGGACACAGAGGCCCAAAGCATTGCTGTATTTCTTACTCCCAGTCCTCGGTGCTGGTGAAGACCCGGACAGTATTGCCATTAAAATCCTGCAGGGTGGTAGTGCCGGCAACTGACGAAGTGTACAGCTGACTAGGGTTAAAAGGGTTAAACTTCATTCCTGTGATGGCCCCTCCAGCTCCCATCTACAAGGAAGGggatgaacaaaagaaaaatccactgAGTGATGGGGCAGGAGAAAAGTGTGTTCTGTAAGTCTGCATTCACTGCTATGTCCTTAACAGCAACAGTGAAACACACCACAGCCCTTCAAGGAGGCAAAGACAACCACGTCTTCCCACATGATGGCTGTCCAGGCAGCTGCCCTCCTGGAGGGCAAAACTGCAACTCCTTCAGTCCCCAGGCAACGTATTCCCTGGCTGGCTGGCACCACACTAtttatgaaaagagaaagatgacCCTGGAATTTCAGGAGAATGGACCTCCTCCCAGTGTATACCTATGTTAATTTAGAAAGGGGACAAAAGATACAGAGTCTTTGAGCCCCTGTCGGAATGGGAATGGCTGAATACAGCAACGAGGGGGCATGCCAGCTATATACACCATTCATTCTACCTTAAGTTTCTCACTTCAGATAAAGGGACTTTGCTTCTCCCCACTCAAAGATGCTTCCTCATCTGACACAGAATAAAAGGCGAGCAGAGAAGGATCAAGACCTAAAACAGACAAACCCTCTCTGCCTACTTGTTTCTGGCATCCCTTTAAGATAACTGTTTTGCCAGTTGCTGAATTACTTTTCCACTGAGCACACACCAAGTACTGCTTCATTATGAACTTAATCAATACGCCTCAGTCCTCCCCAGTGCTAGAACAGTCTGGGACTTAGGAACAGACCTGCTGTTGCATCTCAGTCCGGCCCCACAGCTGACTACTCTGCAAGCTGAGACCCTTATGTGCTTCTCACAACAGACCTCAGTTTTGATCTGCAGTATTTGGTGGTATTCCAATTTTCCCTCCCACCCATTCTGCACACCCAGAGACTTACCCCTTTTATGAAGCAGGTTTTAGTAAGTACTTCATAGTCCCAAAGGATGATATCTCCACCTTTGGAACCAACAGCTACAGTACTGGGGTGTGTCGGATGCCATTCCAGGCATGTCACTCTCCTGTCAAAGGGACTTGCTGTTCGAAAGAGGCGGTATGAGGCGAGAGAACGCAGAAAGGGCAGCTGTAGACGCTGTTGAAAAGATAAAGAGCATTATGACTTTTGCAGGGATCCACAAGATTCTTTGCATGAGGAGTGCTAACAATTTCTAATTGCCATCAGTGTTAGTACATTCACACAAAATTCTAAGCCTCTCTGTAGAATGAAGAGAACATGTTGTCCCCAAGGGAAACAGCCTGTGACCACACAAATCCACATCAGCCACAGCActcagaaaacaacagaaaactggGAGATACCATACTTTGCATGATGTACAGGGAGTTAAGCCTCGCGGGCTGAGCTAAAAAGGCAGGATAATTGACATTAACAAGGAAGGAGAACACACCTCCACACCAGTAAAAGGCACTTATGACTATCTGTGTCTTTCCTGAGCATCCTAAAATGTTACACATCATCCACACATACAATATTATGGTCCTCCATCCAAATTCCTGCAGCTCAACTACACAGCGTAAGAGTGAACAGAACTCTCAAAACAGTGAATGAGAAACCATGACATGATTGTATTGTTATTCAGCTGAGGAATAGGTGCTGCTTGGATGAGCCTGGCGATTTCTTTATCGTTTGGATACTTCAAACAGATAGATCATATGGAAGATAAAGCTAGCCCAGGTGCTTCCCACCAATGGATGTTacagaaaaagttaattttcaatGAAAGAAGGAATATGGCTCTGAAAACATTACGGACTTGATGGAATATGTCtgtgaagaggaaaaatcaaCACTAAACCTGACATGATTAGCAAAGTAAAGTGCATACAAAAATAGTATGACAAAACAGTCAGATTAGTGTGCCAAAGTAGCACTATGCAGCAACTCAAACAGTAGAGTGGGTAAGTTTAAATATGATTCAAGGAAGCACAGAATTAACAGAGGGATAAAATGTAAAGTGACAGGGCCAGGTCAACTGAAAGGGAAAGCCATCTCAGCTCTTGCATTTTACAGGATTAAGAAACATAAGGGCGCGCCAGACTCAGAGCCACAAACTGTGTATGTGAGGAACTTTAAGCCCTTTTATAAAGTTTTCCTGCGTGTGTTCATGACAAGCTGAGATGTCCAACAG
The Pelecanus crispus isolate bPelCri1 chromosome 6, bPelCri1.pri, whole genome shotgun sequence DNA segment above includes these coding regions:
- the DDB2 gene encoding DNA damage-binding protein 2 isoform X1, with product MAPVNQPKGKKHERTHEHWPEGAKSAGKRKPDYEELGNEPQAKKLFVRKTSKPPEKIGWSGGGSVVRNKRVHQLERQCSIVHYVYQNMLGGSIRAQLRQRLQLPFLRSLASYRLFRTASPFDRRVTCLEWHPTHPSTVAVGSKGGDIILWDYEVLTKTCFIKGKGPGDSLGDIKFSPYEAVKLYVASGDGTLSLHDLEGRAVQVISCVPDCGHEYHNVCCWYCSVDVSASCRAVVTGDNVGNVVLLSTSGEEIWKLKLHRKKVTHVEFNSRCEWLLATASVDQTVKIWDLRNIKNKTNCLHVLPHGKPVNAAYFSPTDGAKLLSTDQRNEIRVYSSSDWTKPQHLIPHPHRQFQHLTPIKATWHPRYDLIVAGRYPDPKFPGYTVNELRTVDVFDGNTGEMVCQLHDPNASGIISLNKFNPMGDTLASGMGFIILIWSRAEMVAKKQEHLLKAMTEQGIGSWSLSRRRGQRQANPGTSKLKANLLSWEQEEMRTKTNSKSQGRKRKGKDLEN
- the DDB2 gene encoding DNA damage-binding protein 2 isoform X2, which encodes MAPVNQPKGKKHERTHEHWPEGAKSAGKRKPDYEELGNEPQAKKLFVRKTSKPPEKIGWSGGGSVVRNKRVHQLERQCSIVHYVYQNMLGGSIRAQLRQRLQLPFLRSLASYRLFRTASPFDRRVTCLEWHPTHPSTVAVGSKGGDIILWDYEVLTKTCFIKGMGAGGAITGMKFNPFNPSQLYTSSVAGTTTLQDFNGNTVRVFTSTEDWDCWYCSVDVSASCRAVVTGDNVGNVVLLSTSGEEIWKLKLHRKKVTHVEFNSRCEWLLATASVDQTVKIWDLRNIKNKTNCLHVLPHGKPVNAAYFSPTDGAKLLSTDQRNEIRVYSSSDWTKPQHLIPHPHRQFQHLTPIKATWHPRYDLIVAGRYPDPKFPGYTVNELRTVDVFDGNTGEMVCQLHDPNASGIISLNKFNPMGDTLASGMGFIILIWSRAEMVAKKQEHLLKAMTEQGIGSWSLSRRRGQRQANPGTSKLKANLLSWEQEEMRTKTNSKSQGRKRKGKDLEN